In the genome of Enterococcus hirae ATCC 9790, one region contains:
- a CDS encoding helix-turn-helix domain-containing protein produces MKIEQLLEKKEQLQVLILRDMVLHGGTVGTNQLREQVNLSKTSFDQYIAEIPMIGRMMGKKVAIKRNEFQVTLELAEDVSLEKIILFLVQQSLKFNLLVYLLEHHQASIVRLATAFNISESSVFRKIKELNQLLQEFSLQIKNGQLYGEELQVRYFYYVLFQFISESQRPLFLQQTPDKAPLILGLERALETTFSQESASKIACWLGITRKRLLSEKTTFATLKEKKILYQKDRLYQALDPVISLYLSRTAAEISGYEPLMFYSFFVSFAVLSEEHFYQYDLTRSKKLPTAVLDTYIRETMLWHYRPRKLKIKEEKAVGYQLAQIDNEFYFFRGVMMIYEPEHLLQQQKKMLGRSLSQLLERLKETTLTQLPAKQGEEAALSYLMIQYANILMMIDFYIAKSVTIGIDIETLPIYRVAFQQFLLRELKGISGIEIENRRPGKKYDLVITFNQEDPHQNYYYLSEFASSYDIARLKQKIEEEKKAKN; encoded by the coding sequence ATGAAGATTGAACAATTACTAGAGAAAAAAGAGCAGTTGCAAGTGCTGATTCTTAGGGACATGGTGTTGCATGGTGGAACTGTAGGCACGAATCAATTAAGGGAACAAGTCAATCTTTCTAAAACATCATTTGATCAATATATAGCAGAAATCCCAATGATCGGTAGGATGATGGGGAAGAAAGTAGCAATCAAAAGAAATGAATTTCAAGTCACATTAGAGTTGGCTGAAGATGTCAGCTTAGAAAAAATCATTCTATTCTTAGTTCAACAAAGCTTGAAATTCAATCTGCTTGTTTATTTATTAGAACATCACCAAGCATCGATCGTTCGTCTAGCGACAGCGTTTAATATCAGTGAATCTTCTGTCTTTCGTAAGATCAAAGAATTGAATCAGTTACTGCAAGAATTTTCTCTACAAATCAAAAATGGCCAACTCTATGGTGAGGAATTGCAAGTTCGTTATTTCTACTATGTGTTATTCCAATTTATCTCTGAATCACAACGTCCCCTTTTCTTACAACAGACGCCTGATAAAGCGCCACTTATTTTAGGATTGGAGCGAGCCTTAGAAACGACATTCTCTCAAGAGTCAGCTAGTAAAATCGCCTGCTGGCTGGGGATCACTCGTAAACGGCTATTGAGTGAAAAAACGACGTTTGCTACATTGAAAGAAAAGAAAATACTTTACCAAAAGGATCGTTTGTATCAAGCACTTGATCCGGTCATTTCACTTTATTTAAGTCGGACAGCTGCTGAGATCAGTGGCTATGAGCCTTTAATGTTTTACAGTTTTTTTGTCTCGTTTGCTGTGTTATCAGAAGAACATTTTTATCAATATGATTTAACCCGAAGCAAAAAATTACCAACAGCTGTATTAGATACGTACATTAGAGAAACGATGTTGTGGCACTATCGTCCACGAAAGTTGAAGATCAAGGAAGAAAAAGCAGTCGGTTATCAATTAGCTCAAATCGATAATGAGTTTTATTTTTTTCGAGGAGTCATGATGATCTATGAGCCAGAGCATCTCCTGCAACAACAGAAAAAGATGTTAGGCCGCTCCCTTAGTCAATTACTCGAACGATTGAAAGAAACAACGCTGACACAACTACCTGCTAAACAAGGTGAAGAAGCTGCTTTAAGTTATCTCATGATTCAGTATGCCAATATTCTTATGATGATCGATTTTTATATTGCGAAATCGGTCACTATCGGAATCGATATTGAAACATTACCGATTTATCGAGTGGCATTTCAACAATTTTTGTTAAGAGAACTAAAAGGAATCAGTGGAATTGAGATTGAAAATCGACGACCAGGAAAAAAGTATGATTTAGTGATTACATTTAATCAAGAAGATCCTCATCAAAATTATTATTATTTATCAGAGTTTGCTTCAAGCTATGATATCGCAAGGTTAAAGCAAAAAATCGAAGAAGAAAAAAAAGCAAAAAATTAA
- a CDS encoding B3/4 domain-containing protein — translation MEKIIAEQNFWEVFPEATIEVLVVEGIDNHVDKAKEEQFHQLLNDAAKEARGYLTEETFSQNEVIAQWRQAFSRFKTKKGARSSIEALLKRASQEREFFPINPLVDIYNSISLTFGVPCGGEDQEKIKGDLHLGKAHGGESFLPLGAEADAPALPEEIIYYDNEGAICRSFNWREAQRTMLTEDTTKAILVIESVTKEQASRGAKAMTELKKRVEQTFGVEGKTFTLTKEHPEMNI, via the coding sequence ATGGAAAAAATCATCGCAGAACAAAATTTTTGGGAAGTCTTTCCAGAAGCAACAATTGAAGTTTTGGTAGTCGAAGGTATCGATAATCATGTAGATAAAGCCAAAGAAGAACAATTCCATCAACTATTGAATGATGCAGCGAAAGAAGCAAGAGGATATTTGACAGAAGAAACATTCAGTCAAAATGAAGTCATTGCCCAATGGCGTCAAGCTTTTTCACGTTTTAAAACCAAAAAAGGAGCCCGTTCATCGATTGAAGCGTTATTAAAAAGAGCTAGCCAAGAACGTGAATTTTTCCCTATCAACCCATTAGTCGATATCTATAACAGTATTTCTCTAACATTTGGTGTGCCATGTGGAGGAGAAGATCAAGAAAAAATCAAAGGGGATCTTCATCTAGGAAAAGCTCATGGTGGTGAAAGTTTCTTACCTCTAGGAGCAGAAGCTGATGCACCAGCTTTACCAGAAGAAATCATTTATTACGATAACGAAGGAGCAATCTGTCGCAGTTTCAACTGGCGAGAAGCGCAACGGACAATGTTGACGGAAGACACGACTAAAGCCATTTTGGTTATTGAATCAGTCACAAAAGAGCAAGCATCACGTGGCGCAAAAGCAATGACAGAATTGAAAAAACGCGTGGAACAAACATTTGGCGTAGAAGGGAAAACATTTACGCTAACGAAGGAACATCCAGAAATGAACATTTGA
- a CDS encoding NCS2 family permease: MKEKLLSYFEIEKLGTTVRREILAGFTTFISMAYILFVNPTVLGASGMDEGAVFTATALASAIGCILMGVLARYPIGTAPALGINAFFAYSVCLGMGIPWETALAGVFVASLIFILITIFKLREMIIDAIPADLKYAISGGIGLFIAFLGLNEGGVIVSNESTLVGLGSLSVGSTWLTIFGLVVTAILLIRRVPGGIFIGMVASTILGLVTGLIPMPSQLVSAAPSLKPTFLVALKHIGDINSLQMWVVVLTFLLVTFFDTAGTLVGLANQAGFMKDNKMPRVGKALASDSTAMLAGSLLGTSPVGAFVESSAGIAVGGRSGITAVTTGILFLFGLFFSPLLSVVTSQVTAPALIIVGVLMAQSLRQIEWGKLEIAIPAFLILIGMPLTYSISDGIALGFIFYPITMIAAKRGKEVSPIMYLLFFVFIGFMWILNIS; encoded by the coding sequence ATGAAGGAAAAACTACTTTCCTACTTCGAGATTGAAAAATTAGGTACCACCGTCAGAAGAGAAATACTTGCAGGCTTTACAACATTTATCTCAATGGCATATATCTTATTTGTCAATCCAACAGTTTTAGGCGCATCAGGAATGGACGAAGGTGCGGTGTTTACGGCTACAGCATTAGCAAGTGCGATCGGCTGTATTTTAATGGGGGTCTTAGCACGTTACCCGATTGGTACTGCGCCAGCATTAGGGATTAATGCCTTTTTTGCTTATTCCGTTTGTTTGGGAATGGGGATTCCTTGGGAAACAGCTTTAGCAGGCGTGTTCGTTGCTTCTTTGATTTTTATTTTAATCACGATTTTCAAATTACGTGAAATGATCATTGATGCAATTCCAGCTGATTTAAAATATGCGATCTCAGGTGGGATTGGCTTATTTATTGCTTTCCTTGGCTTGAATGAAGGAGGAGTCATCGTTTCAAATGAATCCACATTAGTGGGGTTAGGATCACTAAGCGTAGGTTCAACATGGTTGACGATTTTTGGGTTAGTTGTGACAGCAATCTTATTGATAAGACGTGTTCCAGGAGGTATTTTTATTGGGATGGTAGCTAGCACAATTCTTGGATTAGTGACTGGACTTATTCCTATGCCTTCTCAATTAGTTTCAGCTGCACCAAGTTTAAAGCCAACATTCTTAGTTGCATTGAAACATATCGGAGACATCAACTCACTACAAATGTGGGTAGTCGTATTAACCTTTTTATTAGTTACATTCTTTGATACAGCAGGAACGTTAGTCGGTTTAGCTAATCAAGCTGGTTTTATGAAAGATAACAAAATGCCTCGTGTTGGGAAAGCGTTGGCTTCTGATTCAACAGCCATGCTTGCAGGTTCTTTATTAGGAACTTCACCAGTTGGGGCTTTCGTTGAATCTTCTGCCGGAATCGCTGTTGGTGGCCGTTCTGGGATTACTGCAGTAACGACCGGGATCTTATTCCTATTCGGTTTATTCTTTTCACCTTTGCTATCAGTAGTGACTTCACAAGTAACAGCACCAGCACTGATCATTGTCGGTGTATTGATGGCACAATCGTTGCGTCAAATCGAATGGGGCAAGTTAGAGATCGCCATTCCAGCTTTCTTGATCTTGATCGGTATGCCGTTAACTTACAGTATTTCTGATGGGATCGCATTAGGATTTATCTTCTATCCAATTACTATGATCGCAGCAAAACGCGGAAAAGAAGTATCACCGATCATGTATCTGTTATTCTTTGTCTTTATTGGCTTCATGTGGATACTGAACATTAGTTAA
- a CDS encoding FAD-dependent oxidoreductase — translation MRIVIIGGSFAGIYAAISLRKSCPDSEIILLEKQDKIGFIPSGLNLLLKKQLTSKEQLYWLTKEELQALYAIDVQVRTEVVSLEIATKTVFIQNGRQLTFDTLVIATGSSQQFKNGNKSTQIRSVKDIHLKESLEQSLAKAQKIAVIGAGQVGLELAEGLYHQQKEIHLYESRPTLLFRYFDPEMVEPLTHELLQRHIQLFLNEQVQTLEENEQVAVVTDQKTESYDLVLLANHTRPDHHLWQDQLKLNEDGTIWVDEYLQTSAKDIYAIGDAIQVTFQPTQEKMYVSLVNNALRTAQVVSQTISGKRTKDPGTYRAIGNHWFGYFLGSVGLTEEESIFYPQTVRKTYLLARLAATNSETAKIKVMCNEKGQLLGAQLRSREEIFDLLDRFTLAIEEGWTLEKLFERELFFQPEYRLPLQLIKVVDTLDED, via the coding sequence ATGAGGATCGTGATCATTGGTGGTTCTTTTGCGGGGATCTATGCAGCAATTTCTTTGCGAAAAAGTTGTCCTGACAGTGAGATCATACTTTTGGAAAAACAAGACAAGATTGGGTTTATACCGAGTGGACTCAATTTACTGTTAAAAAAGCAACTCACAAGTAAAGAGCAACTTTATTGGTTGACTAAGGAAGAATTGCAAGCGCTATACGCAATTGATGTGCAAGTACGCACGGAAGTCGTTTCACTTGAAATAGCCACGAAGACTGTGTTTATCCAAAATGGGCGACAGCTTACTTTTGATACATTGGTGATTGCAACGGGTTCGAGTCAGCAATTCAAAAATGGAAACAAAAGTACGCAGATCCGCTCTGTTAAAGATATCCACTTAAAAGAATCTTTGGAACAAAGTCTTGCGAAAGCACAAAAAATTGCTGTGATTGGTGCGGGACAAGTAGGACTTGAATTAGCAGAAGGGTTATATCATCAGCAAAAAGAAATCCATCTCTATGAAAGTCGACCAACATTGTTGTTCCGTTATTTCGATCCCGAAATGGTTGAACCGTTAACACATGAGTTATTGCAACGGCATATCCAATTGTTTTTGAATGAACAAGTACAAACGCTCGAAGAAAACGAGCAAGTGGCCGTAGTGACGGATCAAAAAACAGAAAGCTATGATTTAGTTCTGCTAGCGAATCACACGCGTCCAGACCATCATCTCTGGCAAGATCAGTTGAAGCTAAATGAAGATGGTACGATTTGGGTCGATGAGTATTTGCAAACGTCAGCGAAGGATATTTATGCAATCGGTGATGCGATCCAAGTGACGTTCCAACCGACTCAAGAAAAAATGTATGTCTCTTTGGTCAATAATGCACTACGTACGGCACAAGTGGTCAGTCAAACGATTAGTGGCAAACGTACGAAAGATCCGGGAACCTACCGAGCAATTGGAAATCATTGGTTTGGCTATTTTCTAGGAAGTGTCGGGCTAACGGAAGAAGAAAGTATTTTTTATCCGCAGACTGTCCGTAAAACATATTTGCTTGCCCGCTTAGCTGCGACCAATAGTGAAACGGCGAAAATCAAAGTGATGTGCAATGAAAAGGGACAATTACTTGGTGCGCAGTTGCGAAGTCGAGAGGAGATATTCGATTTATTGGATCGATTCACTCTCGCTATTGAGGAAGGCTGGACGTTAGAGAAATTATTCGAACGGGAGTTATTCTTCCAGCCAGAATATCGGTTGCCGCTTCAATTGATAAAGGTGGTTGATACGCTCGATGAAGATTGA
- a CDS encoding MarR family winged helix-turn-helix transcriptional regulator has protein sequence MGKPIEQALNDCLFFSVKKLDRLLNKMADEAFKKTGLTPTYGFILLILKEKDGLPQKDIAQLLCSAPSTIARFVEKLEYKGYIKTVSDGRLSLVYLTDQGREFVKEIDSSWEELHHAYQEILGSVESECLSKAINSATEKLQKK, from the coding sequence ATGGGAAAACCGATTGAACAAGCGTTAAATGATTGTCTGTTTTTTAGTGTGAAAAAATTAGATCGCCTGTTGAATAAAATGGCAGATGAAGCATTTAAGAAAACGGGTTTGACACCGACATATGGGTTTATTTTATTGATTTTAAAAGAAAAAGATGGGTTACCACAAAAGGATATCGCCCAATTACTTTGTTCTGCACCTTCAACGATTGCTCGTTTTGTCGAAAAATTGGAATACAAAGGCTATATCAAAACAGTCAGTGATGGACGCTTGTCATTAGTTTATCTGACGGATCAAGGACGGGAATTTGTAAAAGAAATCGATAGTAGTTGGGAAGAACTACATCATGCATATCAAGAGATTCTAGGATCTGTAGAAAGTGAATGTTTATCTAAAGCAATCAATTCAGCCACTGAAAAACTACAAAAAAAATAA
- a CDS encoding VOC family protein — MIGKTRVMLYAENVEVLSQFFVETLGATVSETIELPEEFQSTIVQLSPEFELGIFPKVFVQRFSPEVLGTTPSIIFFTDQFEEIYQKIENAGEIMENNGVETFNFSDPEGNYFVIGKL, encoded by the coding sequence ATGATCGGTAAAACCAGAGTCATGCTTTATGCAGAAAATGTTGAAGTGCTTAGTCAATTTTTTGTCGAAACTCTAGGCGCAACAGTTAGTGAAACGATTGAGTTACCAGAAGAATTTCAAAGTACGATCGTGCAACTTTCACCAGAATTTGAATTAGGGATTTTTCCAAAAGTTTTTGTCCAACGATTTTCGCCAGAAGTGTTAGGTACGACTCCTTCGATCATTTTCTTTACGGATCAATTTGAGGAGATCTATCAAAAAATAGAGAATGCTGGTGAAATCATGGAGAACAATGGCGTAGAGACGTTCAACTTTTCTGATCCAGAAGGAAACTATTTTGTGATCGGTAAGTTGTAA
- a CDS encoding DUF3021 family protein yields MKLIQRMMRSIGIGSFAFLLFKLVSQTHEITRNEILFVFFLSAFIGVVSLIERIEKLNYLQIILLHFISTYAFSYFLLVLLNGRVSVHLERYTLTFVSIYFIVWLCLIIRNFLRARLLNKRIQIINTRHSGISGKKEE; encoded by the coding sequence ATGAAATTGATACAACGTATGATGAGAAGTATTGGTATTGGAAGCTTTGCTTTCTTGCTGTTCAAATTAGTTTCACAAACCCATGAGATCACGAGAAATGAGATTCTTTTTGTCTTCTTTCTCTCGGCTTTTATTGGCGTAGTATCGCTGATCGAGCGAATTGAGAAGCTTAATTATCTTCAGATTATACTGCTGCATTTTATTAGTACGTATGCCTTTAGTTATTTCTTGTTGGTGCTGTTAAATGGAAGAGTGTCTGTTCATCTTGAGAGATACACGCTAACCTTTGTGAGTATCTATTTCATTGTGTGGCTTTGTTTGATCATCAGGAACTTTTTACGAGCCCGATTGTTAAATAAACGAATCCAAATAATCAATACACGGCATTCAGGAATTTCAGGAAAGAAAGAAGAATAA
- a CDS encoding NADH-dependent flavin oxidoreductase, with protein sequence MANFNETITFPSGVTLPNRLMMAPMTTQLSFYNGVITEDEITYYQERSKGLGAVITGAANVQDIGKGWPGELSIAHDEMIPRLSDLAKAIKENGAKAIVQIFHGGRMTSRATLSGEQTVSASAIPAERPNAETPRALSEDEILETIKAFGEATRRAIEAGFDGVELHGANTYLIQQFFSPHSNRREDQWGGSLENRYRFIDEVVKSVFQAVETYATKPFIVGYRFSPEEFETPGIRFEDTIWLMEKLRETKLDYLHVSLSTYDRVARSEKYNEQSMLHYLHETVQGKIPLVGVGNVRNRQDVEAVLSDAELVAVGQQLLVDPEWAVKLMENRDTELVTKPFAKAYQELYLPNPLYNFLQIRYQSNTNR encoded by the coding sequence ATGGCAAATTTTAACGAAACAATCACTTTTCCTTCTGGTGTGACATTACCTAACCGTTTGATGATGGCACCTATGACCACCCAGTTAAGTTTTTATAATGGTGTGATTACGGAAGATGAGATCACGTATTACCAAGAACGTTCGAAGGGACTAGGCGCTGTTATTACAGGGGCTGCGAATGTGCAAGATATAGGAAAAGGCTGGCCCGGTGAACTTAGCATAGCGCATGATGAAATGATACCTAGGCTCAGTGACTTGGCAAAGGCAATCAAAGAAAATGGGGCAAAAGCGATCGTACAAATCTTCCATGGCGGACGTATGACGAGTCGAGCAACGTTATCAGGCGAACAAACTGTTTCGGCTAGCGCAATCCCTGCAGAACGACCTAATGCGGAAACACCACGTGCCTTGTCAGAAGACGAAATCTTAGAAACAATCAAGGCTTTTGGTGAAGCAACTAGAAGAGCGATCGAAGCTGGATTTGATGGTGTAGAATTACACGGTGCTAATACGTATTTGATCCAACAATTCTTTTCGCCACATTCTAATCGTCGTGAAGATCAATGGGGCGGAAGCTTAGAAAATCGCTATCGCTTTATTGATGAAGTAGTGAAAAGTGTGTTTCAAGCTGTCGAAACATACGCAACAAAGCCTTTTATCGTAGGTTATCGCTTTTCACCAGAAGAATTTGAAACGCCTGGTATCCGTTTTGAAGATACCATATGGTTAATGGAAAAATTACGTGAAACAAAATTGGATTACCTTCATGTTTCATTAAGTACGTATGATCGTGTTGCTCGTTCTGAGAAATACAATGAGCAATCGATGCTTCACTATCTCCATGAAACAGTGCAAGGAAAAATACCATTAGTGGGTGTAGGGAATGTCCGTAATCGCCAAGATGTTGAAGCCGTTTTATCTGATGCAGAACTTGTTGCAGTCGGTCAGCAACTATTAGTTGACCCCGAATGGGCGGTCAAATTAATGGAAAATCGCGATACAGAACTTGTGACCAAACCATTTGCAAAAGCATATCAAGAACTCTATTTACCTAATCCATTGTATAATTTTTTACAGATCCGTTATCAATCAAATACTAATAGATAA
- a CDS encoding type 1 glutamine amidotransferase domain-containing protein, with translation MKVLIVLTNVERYKGTDRPTGLWLSELTHFYDALVKNNISADFVSPKGGYVPLEPKSLEAMDEIDWNYYQDEDFRNRALGSTLSPAEVDPNEYRAIYYTGGHGTMWDFPEATDLGKIASSIYQNDGIVSAVCHGVVGLLPVVDVSGQPILAGKTVTGFSNEEETANGTTDKVPFLTEDALKEKGANYQAGPAFTAVVHADGQLLTGQNPQSAHQLGIKVVESLKK, from the coding sequence ATGAAAGTATTGATCGTCTTAACGAATGTGGAAAGATATAAAGGAACCGACCGTCCAACAGGGCTGTGGCTGAGTGAACTGACTCATTTTTATGATGCTTTAGTCAAAAATAATATCTCAGCTGATTTTGTCAGTCCTAAAGGTGGGTATGTTCCTTTGGAGCCGAAGAGTCTGGAAGCGATGGATGAAATCGATTGGAACTATTATCAGGACGAAGATTTCCGTAACCGAGCGTTAGGAAGCACCTTGAGTCCAGCTGAAGTCGACCCAAACGAGTATCGTGCGATTTATTATACCGGTGGACACGGAACCATGTGGGACTTTCCTGAAGCAACGGATCTAGGAAAAATTGCTTCATCGATCTACCAAAATGACGGAATCGTTTCAGCTGTTTGTCATGGTGTAGTCGGGTTACTTCCTGTAGTTGACGTTTCTGGTCAACCGATTTTAGCGGGGAAAACGGTCACTGGTTTTAGTAACGAAGAAGAAACAGCGAATGGAACAACGGACAAAGTACCTTTTCTAACAGAAGATGCCTTGAAAGAAAAAGGAGCAAACTATCAAGCAGGACCAGCTTTTACAGCGGTCGTACATGCAGATGGACAGTTGTTGACCGGACAGAATCCTCAATCTGCCCATCAATTAGGAATCAAAGTCGTTGAATCTTTGAAGAAGTAA
- a CDS encoding LytTR family DNA-binding domain-containing protein has product MMKVLFDLIPKKQEEMVLFQVHEKVPFLTSIADILEKYKVETILVRDYKKERDVYLDLFSIFYIEYLDRKCFFYTENEVYERRLTLAQLMKELPEPFIQISKTTILNIYMVKEINSSLLNGNLYVTLQNTEELLVSRYFSKALKEKIDQTFRNK; this is encoded by the coding sequence ATGATGAAAGTATTGTTTGATTTGATTCCAAAAAAACAAGAGGAGATGGTACTTTTTCAAGTTCATGAAAAGGTACCATTTTTAACTTCGATTGCTGATATTTTAGAGAAATACAAAGTGGAAACTATTTTAGTGAGAGACTATAAAAAAGAAAGAGATGTCTATTTAGATTTATTCTCGATTTTTTATATCGAATACCTTGATCGCAAATGTTTCTTTTATACGGAAAATGAAGTGTATGAGCGAAGATTGACACTAGCTCAGTTAATGAAAGAACTCCCAGAACCATTTATCCAAATATCGAAAACGACTATTTTAAATATCTATATGGTTAAAGAAATCAATTCGTCGCTTTTAAATGGAAATCTCTATGTCACATTACAAAATACAGAAGAGTTACTCGTTAGCCGTTATTTTTCCAAAGCATTAAAAGAAAAAATCGATCAGACTTTTCGCAACAAGTGA
- a CDS encoding GNAT family N-acetyltransferase, which produces MKTIEIVGIKETEVEKLQAISIETYQATFGEHNSEELMTTYLDEAYALDKLRRELQEEQSEFYWAVLDDRIAGYLKLNIGQAQTEAMGEGFLEIERIYVRSPFKSKGIGSRLIEFAVQKAQEKQKEAIWLGVWEHNYPALAFYRKHGFQHHSQHIFYMGDDAQTDYLYVKNLQK; this is translated from the coding sequence GTGAAAACAATCGAAATCGTAGGGATCAAAGAAACGGAAGTAGAAAAATTACAGGCAATTAGTATCGAGACCTATCAAGCTACCTTTGGTGAACACAACAGTGAAGAATTGATGACGACCTATTTGGATGAAGCTTATGCGCTCGATAAATTGAGGCGAGAACTACAAGAGGAACAGTCAGAATTTTATTGGGCAGTACTAGATGACCGGATTGCTGGCTATCTAAAATTAAATATAGGGCAAGCACAAACAGAAGCAATGGGAGAAGGATTTTTAGAGATCGAACGTATTTATGTCCGATCGCCATTTAAATCTAAAGGGATTGGATCTAGATTGATCGAATTTGCTGTGCAAAAAGCGCAAGAAAAACAAAAAGAGGCGATTTGGTTAGGGGTATGGGAACATAACTATCCTGCCTTAGCTTTTTATAGAAAACATGGATTCCAACATCATAGCCAACATATTTTTTATATGGGAGATGATGCTCAGACAGATTATCTATATGTCAAAAATTTACAGAAATAA
- a CDS encoding glycoside hydrolase family 13 protein, with product MEKKWWHQSVVYQVYPHSFQDTNGDGVGDLQGVITRLDYLHYLGIDTIWLSPVYESPNDDNGYDISDYQAIMAEFGTMADMEELIAEAKKREIKIIMDLVVNHTSDEHAWFIEARQSKENPYRDYYIWRDPINGNEPNQLRSIFSGSAWQFDETTSQYYLHLYSKKQPDLNWENPHLRQEIYQMMNFWIDKGIGGFRMDVIDTIGKLPDQEITSNGPKLHDYLQEMNQATFGNKDLMTVGETWGATTDIAKLYSDPKRNELSMIFQFEHVGLDQQAGKDKWDLKPLSIPELKQVLSKWQTSLGNEGWNSLFWNNHDLPRIISRWGNDQDYREESGKMFAILLHMMKGTPYIYQGEEIGMTNYPIKDISEAQDIETINMYHERLTLGFTPEEILCSINAKGRDNARTPMQWDNSEHAGFTTGTPWLHVNPNYQTINVKTALAKKDSIFYTYKQLIELRKNNELIVWGDYQLVTDTPDDVFAYYRTLNNEQWLVVCNMSEKNQPYTLADQAMTLVISNYPQKQIPTGKLNLRPYEAFVLKTSK from the coding sequence ATGGAGAAAAAATGGTGGCATCAATCAGTTGTCTATCAAGTATATCCTCATAGTTTTCAAGATACGAATGGGGATGGAGTCGGGGATTTACAAGGAGTGATCACTCGATTGGATTATCTGCATTATTTAGGGATCGATACGATATGGTTATCTCCCGTATATGAATCTCCTAACGACGATAATGGTTACGATATCAGTGATTATCAAGCAATCATGGCCGAATTTGGCACGATGGCTGATATGGAGGAACTGATTGCAGAAGCAAAGAAACGTGAAATAAAAATCATTATGGATCTCGTCGTCAACCACACGTCAGATGAACATGCTTGGTTTATCGAAGCTCGTCAAAGTAAAGAAAATCCGTATCGGGATTATTACATTTGGCGTGACCCAATCAATGGAAATGAGCCTAATCAATTACGGTCGATATTCAGTGGCTCCGCTTGGCAGTTTGATGAAACAACTAGTCAGTATTATTTACATCTTTATAGTAAAAAGCAACCAGATTTAAACTGGGAAAATCCCCATTTACGTCAAGAGATCTATCAGATGATGAACTTTTGGATCGACAAGGGAATCGGTGGTTTCCGAATGGACGTGATCGATACGATTGGGAAGTTACCTGATCAAGAAATAACAAGTAATGGTCCCAAACTTCATGACTATTTACAAGAGATGAATCAAGCTACTTTTGGAAACAAAGATCTGATGACAGTGGGCGAAACTTGGGGAGCAACCACGGACATTGCCAAGCTTTATTCTGATCCCAAGAGAAATGAACTATCGATGATCTTTCAATTTGAACATGTCGGTTTGGATCAACAGGCAGGAAAAGACAAATGGGATTTAAAACCATTAAGTATTCCTGAGTTGAAACAGGTATTATCAAAATGGCAAACTTCTTTAGGGAATGAAGGATGGAACAGTCTATTTTGGAATAACCATGATTTGCCAAGGATCATCTCACGTTGGGGGAATGATCAAGATTATCGAGAAGAAAGTGGTAAAATGTTTGCGATTTTGCTTCATATGATGAAAGGGACACCTTATATTTATCAAGGAGAAGAAATCGGGATGACAAACTACCCGATCAAGGATATTTCTGAAGCGCAAGATATTGAAACGATCAACATGTATCATGAACGGTTAACTTTAGGATTTACTCCGGAAGAAATCTTGTGTTCGATCAATGCAAAAGGGCGTGACAATGCGCGTACACCGATGCAATGGGATAATAGTGAACATGCTGGATTTACCACAGGAACTCCTTGGCTACACGTCAATCCAAACTACCAAACGATCAATGTGAAAACAGCCTTAGCAAAGAAAGATTCTATTTTTTATACGTATAAGCAATTGATCGAGTTACGGAAAAACAATGAACTCATCGTCTGGGGAGATTATCAGTTGGTAACAGATACGCCCGATGACGTATTTGCCTATTATCGGACGTTGAATAATGAACAATGGTTAGTCGTTTGCAATATGTCTGAAAAAAATCAGCCATACACATTGGCTGATCAAGCGATGACACTAGTCATTTCAAACTATCCACAAAAACAGATACCAACAGGCAAACTGAATTTACGTCCTTATGAAGCTTTTGTTTTGAAGACGAGCAAATAA